A single Arachis hypogaea cultivar Tifrunner unplaced genomic scaffold, arahy.Tifrunner.gnm2.J5K5 arahy.Tifrunner.gnm2.scaffold_22, whole genome shotgun sequence DNA region contains:
- the LOC114926182 gene encoding NADH dehydrogenase [ubiquinone] iron-sulfur protein 2 codes for MAQEHAHSSAVERLLNCEVPLRAQYIRVLFREITRISNHSLALTTHAMDVGASTPFLWAFEEREKLLEFYERVSGARMHASFIRPGGVAQDLPLGLCRDIDSFTQQFASRIDELEEMSTGNRIWKQRLVDIGTVTAQQAKDWGFSGVMLRGRATLKVKWWAYPSQPGVCWDSRRAAPYDVHDQSDPDVPVGTRGDRYDRYCIRIEEMRQSLRIIVQCPNQMPSGMIKADDRKLCPPSRCRMKLSMESCIHHFELYTEGFSVPAPSTYTAVEAPKGEFGVFLVSNGSNRPYRRKIRAPGSAHSQGLDSMSKHHMPADVVTIIGTQDIVSGEVDR; via the exons ATGGCCCAAGAACACGCTCATTCTTCAGCCGTAGAGAGACTTTTGAATTGCGAGGTACCATTACGAGCTCAATATATACGAGTGTTATTCCGTGAAATAACTCGAATTTCAAATCATTCACTTGCTTTAACTACTCATGCTATGGATGTGGGAGCATCAACTCCGTTCCTGTGGGCTTTTGAGGAGCGGGAGAAATTGTTGGAATTCTATGAAAGAGTCTCGGGAGCCAGGATGCATGCCAGTTTCATACGACCAGGTGGAGTGGCACAAGATCTGCCTCTTGGCTTATGTCGAGATATTGATTCCTTCACACAACAATTTGCTTCTCGTATCGACGAATTAGAAGAGATGTCAACCGGCAACCGTATCTGGAAACAACGATTAGTGGATATTGGTACTGTCACTGCACAGCAAGCAAAGGATTGGGGATTCAGTGGTGTAATGTTAAGAGGTCGTGCGACAT TGAAAGTGAAGTGGTGGGCCTACCCATCCCAACCAGGGGTATGCTGGGATTCGCGAAGAGCAGCACCTTACGATGTTCATGACCAATCGGATCCTGACGTACCAGTAGGTACCAGAGGAGATCGCTATGATCGTTACTGTATCCGTATTGAAGAGATGCGACAAAGTCTGCGGATCATTGTGCAATGTCCTAATCAAATGCCCAGTGGCATGATCAAAGCCGATGATCGTAAGTTATGTCCTCCATCACGATGCCGAATGAAACTATCCATGGAATCGTGC ATTCACCATTTCGAACTTTATACAGAAGGTTTTTCCGTACCAGCTCCTTCCACCTATACCGCAGTTGAAGCACCTAAAGGAGAATTTGGTGTCTTTCTTGTCAGTAATGGAAGCAATCGTCCCTACCGTCGTAAAATAAGAGCACCCGGCTCTGCCCATTCACAAGGACTCGATTCTATGTCCAAACATCACATGCCAGCAGATGTGGTCACCATCATAGGTACTCAAGATATTGTGTCTGGAGAGGTGGATAGATAG